The genome window CCAAGGAGTACAGAATGCGAACGGTCTACTTATCACGGGCGTCTAAACACTATTTAATTGTGATATTGCATTAGTAAAGCTGTGTTATATTGAATTGGTTGTGACTTTAGGTAACTATTGTGATATTTGGTGATACATCGTGTCACGGTGAACGTTCGGGGAAGCGGAACCGAGGACTACTCGCGGGGGCGCGTAAATGCACGAGCCCGGGGAGGGGCGGCGGGCGCGCGGGGAGCGGCGCCGCGGAATGTACTGCACAGTATCACAAGCGGGCGGCGGAGGCTAGGCGCGCTCCCCCGCGCCCGCCCCCGCCGGCGACGCCGCGGGCGGCGGCGTGGGCGTGCCGTTGCGCGGCCGCAGCTTGTCGGCGCGCAGCCGCTGCACCGCCTCGCGCATGTCGGCCGCCAGCTGGTGGTCCGAGTCgaggcgcgggcggcgcgcggccGGCTCGTCGCCGGGCTCGCCGCGCCGCCGCAGCGCGCCCGCGCCCGGCGGGGACGCGGGCGCGCCGCTCAGTCGCTGCAGCAGCGCCGCGCCGGGCCGCTCGAGGCTCGAGCGGATGATGCCCTCGAGGAACGAGCCGTTGGCCGGCGGCGGGGCTTCCTCGCGCAGGCGTCGCATCATGTGCGACGCGTACAGGTCGGGCGTCGGTGGCGGCGCGAACCCGGCACCCGGCCAGAACGGGTACCCGGCCGGGTAGCCGCCGCTCTCGGGGCCGTTGAGGCCGTTCGTGAAGGGCTTCGTCGGGGGCTTCGGGGGAGGCTTCGGTGGCTGCGGTTTTACGTCCTGCTGCGGCTTCGGCTCCCTCTTTCTGGGTCGCATGAGATGCCGCTCCTTCACCTTGTACTCCAGTGTGGAGTGAGGTACGCCGTAGTAGGAGCCGGCGCGGTGTACCGACATCTCGCCTCGCTGCACCGCTTTCACGGCCTCCACCAAACTGTCTCTGTCGTAGTTTCGGTACTTTCCTCGTTTGGGTCTCGTACCCTTTCCGCCGGTCGCGGGCTGCCCATTGTTGTTGGGCGTCGCCTTGGAATTACTTGGCATCGCGTAGTTCCTCTGGTTATCGGGTGGAGTTTTTATCACAGACACGTGCCTGTCGGGCGCTCGCATGAATTGCAGGTCCGAGGCCTGCGGCGGTCTATCGAGAGGTTGCTGGAACTTTTGGCTGATACTTTTCGCTATTACGTCACTCAGCGACGTAAAGAGATGCTGACTGGAGGGTGCGTCTGCGTAGACCGATGGTGGAAGTAAGAGCGAGGTTGCATTGAGCGGCGGCTGCGGCGGTAGGATCGGCGTGATAGGCGTGACCGGCGTTGTGACGGGCGTTGCCGGTGAGGGGCTCTTCTCGTCAGGGGGCGGGAATGTCGGTATCTTGAGGATAACGGACGGGGGCGACTCCGGTTTATCGGGCTCGCTGTCCGGGTCGGACTCCTGGCCGGTATCGGACATGAGCCCGAACTTGTTGACCTTGTTGCGGAGCGTGGAGCGCGGGATACCGTAGACGACAGCGGCTCGGCGGGTGCCCAGCCGGCCGGATTGGATATCCCGCAGAGCTGATTGCAACTCATCTTCCGTGTACGCTCGTCTCGTAGTGCTATTACTGGTTCCTTCGAGGACTGCGCGTTTTAATCTGCAACAACATAAAGAAGTCGACTTAATTTCAAGGTTTCATGATTTAAATTGCAAGTTGTCTGATAACTATTTCAAACTTAATTAGGTATATgaaaaatctgaaactggtcGAATTGTTAATGTGGGCAAATTGTCCTAAAATAAAGCTTAGCAGACGCGTAGGAACGAATATAAGAGAGCAATctcacaaaacaaataattctctACAATTATTTGCATATTAAGATAAACAGAGGCTCGTATTAATCCCCACAAGTTAGACTTGCGTGAATCATAAAACAATATGGGTCAACAGCTGGTCAACAACCGGCAATCGGTCGAAAACTCTTCTAAATTCAACATTTCAAAACGGCCGCTGTATTAATTCCAGATAACGCGAAATGCGAAATATTTACTCGTGGACTCACCGATAACGGACTACTATGAATGCGTCTTTATCTTTTTCCCTTCGTCTTTTATTTCCTGGCGTCCGTATCGCGAAATCGTACTTTACGTCTCGGTTTTACGGTCCGATTTGCAATGAATCGAAACGGTCGTCTTTAGTTTCATCTTGGGTTTTACTTTCTTATTTTTCGATATCGTTGACAGGGAATATCGGACCTTATTATTCCGTGGGAGGGGGGCATATCGCTTGGTGTTTTTCGCGTTCGGAGCGAGGATGCAAGGTCGATGCACTGTCGACTATCGctgcatttttatttgttttggcgAGTCGTGCGACCCACATCGCGGTCCCAGAATGAATTTATTCTGTTATCGATTGGATATCGTGCATAATATCGGTGCTGAAATCGAGACTGTGTCTTATTCCTTTCTTGTACGCGCTTTGAGCTTAGTTCATGCGAACATTTCAAGTAACGAGGGTCCGTTTGCTGGTTCAATGAAGCGAGAGACATAACAATATGgattttattttgctattttattCGTAACGTGAAATGACCGTTGGGAAAATAACGATCGACATACGATTCATTAACTTCCGAgatgcaatttttatatattatacatatatagttacaattatgtatctagtcttcgtatacattttattgtttacctTTGTATTTAAGTTTACATGACGAAGACAcatctttaaatacattttatgcatGTCAAATTTATAAACGTCTTAGATAACCAATAAATAACATCCATTTATCTATGTGTGTTTGTTGAAACTTTAAGACATGATCTTCAAATCAAGATCTAAGACACGCAATATCAACAAAATCTGAATTCTAATTAAACCGGCAAGTGCTCTAACTAACACATAATAGACCGCGTAATTAATTATACGTcttctaaacattttaatatctatattaataaatgggaAGAGTTATAATTGAAATACTACTAAACTAATTTACATAACGTTTATACCAGAAAATACAGTACGTTTTGGCGAATACATGACGGACAAATTCGGCCGAAgatttttcttgtaaatttattactaaataaatcaaaaatatatccttaaaatattttatacatatataaataaatattggacaacatcacatacattactctgatcccaatgtaagtagctaaagcacttgtgttatggaaaatcagacgacaagtaacgacggtaccacaaacacccagacccaagacaacatagaaaactaatgaactttttctacatcgactcggccgggaatcgaactcgggaacctcggagtggcgtacccatgaaaaccggcgtacagactactcgaccacggaggtcgtcaaaatcgTTAcacatactttatatttatttaaaatctcgaTTAATTGCTAAATTGATAGCGATTTGAACAGAACAGACTTCGAATCGATTCAATAAATGTTGCTAGCtttcaaatttcattaattattatcttaatatcgCTAATGCTATTGCGAGTAACATATGtaaggaaattattatatagtaactgATATGCATCGTTTAGACGGCTCAAATCAAAAACCTCCAACCCATTTGAAGGGATTGTTTGAAGCTCAAGCCAGACTatttcaatgcgggttggttgaacACAACTTAGTTGTTCATGCACAGGAACCAGTAACCTTCGATTAAGGTTTACCTGTTTTAATTACTTCGCAATATTTGTGATGTACTTAATTCAAATCAGTGATAGCTCTTCAggttaaagaattttattactcataaagAACCTTATAGTTCACTTTACAATgagcaataaatataacttatagttAAATAGAGTTTGTTTTAGTGGTAGTAATCTGTGGCAGTATCCACATTGACCAAAAAATTTCTGTAacattaaatttgtgttttaaatatgtgaatgatatttactaattttattaatatatattttcgcttataatttttattagtttctttTTAAAGTTAGTTATACTCGTACAAGCTTTTGTACTCTTTCAATTGATGATAGACATATGTTACATAGTTCTCGCTAAACATAACATATTCGTTTAACCTACCTACAAACGTCTTGTTAATGCTAAGTAAGATTAGCACCAGTATGTttccaatataaaaataacacgcAAATATAACATGCACTCCAGATCAATTCATAACTTCGTATAATTAACGGTAGAAGTATTGAATATATCTTGATATCTCTCTGGACCCTCGTCGTGGGGGTAAAATCAgcgtattcaaataaataaaacgtactcTCGATTAAATCTCATCTCCCTATTTGAAGGGTTTATATAGTGATGTAAAGGGCAGTCGCCATTGTAGAAATTACGCTTGAATATAGGTCAAATGAATTGGACGCGTGGCTTCTCAATCGTGTAATTTATCGTGTtgtctaatagatggcgctatcTGTCTTTTAAATCGCGCTTATAAATTGTCTACTTGATTCTATATTAGATTGATtcaagttttaaatttagacctgGATCATGTTTAACTAGTGATAAGGCTGTGCACGTCTTCTGGATGTGTATCAACCACTGCGTTTATCTATCGTTGTGTTCTGGTTAGAGATGTGAATgagcaaatataaattaactgagTATGTTCGGTCCTAGatttttctagtttttttttttatgtcgatTCTTGGTAGTTAAATTAGTTGCACCCTGTAAGTGTaaaattacgataaaaataaaatcaaatattctatataattcaaataataggaTTTCTATAAGTTTAACGTAAAGTAAAAATAGGTCGTGTTAAagaatttagtattaatatatactttaaagtcGAGCGGTCGCGTTGcgttatttatatgaaacgaGTATACTTGAATTTTATAAGCGGATGActcactaataataaaattgtttgttcgTAAGTAAACAACTTTCTTTCGTAATCTTAATATCATGACGAGGGAGGGCGTTGACATGTGATACCAGTTCCTTGACACCAACACATTCATacaaatgtacatttttttttatttgtaatattagtaagttattataaatgcgaaagcatgATATTTTTCTAGTGTATTTATGAACAAGATTAGTTGTTTTGTTAACcgttagaaatatattaagaacGCTGCCCTATACATTTTAAGAACTTGTGGGTTACATACATATGGAGAGATTTGCtataattagattaaaaaaatagatttcaacaataataataggtaaacttttattttttaattttatctagaCGAAGGATTCATTCATTGTAGTTTTTAAACCGAACACAGCGATATAAAGAATTGAGGTTTCACTCCAACAAAGCTTCAGTTAGAGCAATGTTTTGAGCTCCACTACACTGCTCTCTTCTCTTGAGCAGTGTAGTTTACCTTTGACCAGGAAtaagacatttacaggctaACATTGCCCCGATACTGAGGCAAAGTGGCATCGGTGAAAGCTTTGATTTTTCAGGATTTGTTTAAtcgaaatattaagtttattctcTTATAGCTTATTTCATTTGAACTACAAATTACAtcgaatttgttttaaagaacGATGTAACAACCTAAAGCGAATGACCTACGAACATAAGTcgaataatactaattatagtaggtatatttagtTATTGAGGCATACGTCTAtaaaatacagtacaatatattacttataaaatcaaataaccaCACCGCGAAGTTCATTGACCGGTTGTTTTGTTACAAAAGTTAATGGGTGCATTCACATATGCCATTGTTTGTGTAATCCAGAGTCATATTTCAATAGGAAGTGAACGCTGTGAATGTTATGGGCAGTATACCCCATAACGAATCGACTTTTCCTTAAAGATTTCCACTTTAATCATAAATGTCgttaaatgtcgattcaaattGGCTCCGATTTACATTTCTGATATGAAAGTAGTGAATTGAGATCTGAACTATATGAAGAAGCTAGATTCCCGCGGCTTCGTCTGCCTGTCTTGTGTTTGAATGTTATGTATTCTATGTCAGAAGGTCCCAGGTAACAAAACCcactcacatttataatatcagtaagtATATCCttacttatatacttttaataatcatttgtcTCTTTCCaacatcattgatttgatattcgatAGAAGAAAACACAACATTGTTTGAATAATGAcactttaaagaaaattttaaggccgttgaaatttaatattaaatactttgaatGATAAgagattattaaaatgaaattattgatgAAATGATACTGGTGTGTTATGGCTGTATACTATAAGATGGATATTTAGCTAACCGTttgatatttaagaaaaaaaaaagcatacttT of Vanessa tameamea isolate UH-Manoa-2023 chromosome 24, ilVanTame1 primary haplotype, whole genome shotgun sequence contains these proteins:
- the Eip93f gene encoding mushroom body large-type Kenyon cell-specific protein 1 isoform X1; amino-acid sequence: MAECSFARCQQERRAIRKELQRWTKNMVYILGLERVAEELMGRRKWKLYQDGLIPKRIEGEQSSDEDSIAASDPPPALKIKTIEQINAPERPEKLDKQEGEEKPRRPETILESLIKRPATQPKVEVQEEPADWKPAERCYFCVDGERGEAEGRAAGGATSPASESDSSSVSGAKSPAGPPLLHHLLQLQNQNPQAIAQQAYTEMCVQFQQMIAALTALGTGLIPPALSQAWMMQRLATARPQTESRLSESDKVAAPSSSPTVAEQPLDLSAKSTSSTSGTPPPDAKNLDNARLKRAVLEGTSNSTTRRAYTEDELQSALRDIQSGRLGTRRAAVVYGIPRSTLRNKVNKFGLMSDTGQESDPDSEPDKPESPPSVILKIPTFPPPDEKSPSPATPVTTPVTPITPILPPQPPLNATSLLLPPSVYADAPSSQHLFTSLSDVIAKSISQKFQQPLDRPPQASDLQFMRAPDRHVSVIKTPPDNQRNYAMPSNSKATPNNNGQPATGGKGTRPKRGKYRNYDRDSLVEAVKAVQRGEMSVHRAGSYYGVPHSTLEYKVKERHLMRPRKREPKPQQDVKPQPPKPPPKPPTKPFTNGLNGPESGGYPAGYPFWPGAGFAPPPTPDLYASHMMRRLREEAPPPANGSFLEGIIRSSLERPGAALLQRLSGAPASPPGAGALRRRGEPGDEPAARRPRLDSDHQLAADMREAVQRLRADKLRPRNGTPTPPPAASPAGAGAGERA
- the Eip93f gene encoding mushroom body large-type Kenyon cell-specific protein 1 isoform X5, with the translated sequence MGLERVAEELMGRRKWKLYQDGLIPKRIEGEQSSDEDSIAASDPPPALKIKTIEQINAPERPEKLDKQEGEEKPRRPETILESLIKRPATQPKVEVQEEPADWKPAERCYFCVDGERGEAEGRAAGGATSPASESDSSSVSGAKSPAGPPLLHHLLQLQNQNPQAIAQQAYTEMCVQFQQMIAALTALGTGLIPPALSQAWMMQRLATARPQTESRLSESDKVAAPSSSPTVAEQPLDLSAKSTSSTSGTPPPDAKNLDNARLKRAVLEGTSNSTTRRAYTEDELQSALRDIQSGRLGTRRAAVVYGIPRSTLRNKVNKFGLMSDTGQESDPDSEPDKPESPPSVILKIPTFPPPDEKSPSPATPVTTPVTPITPILPPQPPLNATSLLLPPSVYADAPSSQHLFTSLSDVIAKSISQKFQQPLDRPPQASDLQFMRAPDRHVSVIKTPPDNQRNYAMPSNSKATPNNNGQPATGGKGTRPKRGKYRNYDRDSLVEAVKAVQRGEMSVHRAGSYYGVPHSTLEYKVKERHLMRPRKREPKPQQDVKPQPPKPPPKPPTKPFTNGLNGPESGGYPAGYPFWPGAGFAPPPTPDLYASHMMRRLREEAPPPANGSFLEGIIRSSLERPGAALLQRLSGAPASPPGAGALRRRGEPGDEPAARRPRLDSDHQLAADMREAVQRLRADKLRPRNGTPTPPPAASPAGAGAGERA
- the Eip93f gene encoding mushroom body large-type Kenyon cell-specific protein 1 isoform X3; translated protein: MAECSFARCQQERRAIRKELQRWTKNMVYILGLERVAEELMGRRKWKLYQDGLIPKRIEGEQSSDEDSIAASDPPPALKIKTIEQINAPERPEKLDKQEGEEKPRRPETILESLIKRPATQPKVEVQEEPADWKPAERCYFCVDGERGEAEGRAAGGATSPASESDSSSVSGAKSPAGPPLLHHLLQLQNQNPQAIAQFQQMIAALTALGTGLIPPALSQAWMMQRLATARPQTESRLSESDKVAAPSSSPTVAEQPLDLSAKSTSSTSGTPPPDAKNLDNARLKRAVLEGTSNSTTRRAYTEDELQSALRDIQSGRLGTRRAAVVYGIPRSTLRNKVNKFGLMSDTGQESDPDSEPDKPESPPSVILKIPTFPPPDEKSPSPATPVTTPVTPITPILPPQPPLNATSLLLPPSVYADAPSSQHLFTSLSDVIAKSISQKFQQPLDRPPQASDLQFMRAPDRHVSVIKTPPDNQRNYAMPSNSKATPNNNGQPATGGKGTRPKRGKYRNYDRDSLVEAVKAVQRGEMSVHRAGSYYGVPHSTLEYKVKERHLMRPRKREPKPQQDVKPQPPKPPPKPPTKPFTNGLNGPESGGYPAGYPFWPGAGFAPPPTPDLYASHMMRRLREEAPPPANGSFLEGIIRSSLERPGAALLQRLSGAPASPPGAGALRRRGEPGDEPAARRPRLDSDHQLAADMREAVQRLRADKLRPRNGTPTPPPAASPAGAGAGERA
- the Eip93f gene encoding mushroom body large-type Kenyon cell-specific protein 1 isoform X4, which encodes MAECSFARCQQERRAIRKELQRWTKNMVYILGLERVAEELMGRRKWKLYQDGLIPKRIEGEQSSDEDSIAASDPPPALKIKTIEQINAPERPEKLDKQEGEEKPRRPETILESLIKRPATQPKVEVQEEPADWKPAERCYFCVDGERGEAEGRAAGGATSPASESDSSSVSGAKSPAGPPLLHHLLQLQNQNPQAIAQFQQMIAALTALGTGLIPPALSQAWMMQRLATARPQTERLSESDKVAAPSSSPTVAEQPLDLSAKSTSSTSGTPPPDAKNLDNARLKRAVLEGTSNSTTRRAYTEDELQSALRDIQSGRLGTRRAAVVYGIPRSTLRNKVNKFGLMSDTGQESDPDSEPDKPESPPSVILKIPTFPPPDEKSPSPATPVTTPVTPITPILPPQPPLNATSLLLPPSVYADAPSSQHLFTSLSDVIAKSISQKFQQPLDRPPQASDLQFMRAPDRHVSVIKTPPDNQRNYAMPSNSKATPNNNGQPATGGKGTRPKRGKYRNYDRDSLVEAVKAVQRGEMSVHRAGSYYGVPHSTLEYKVKERHLMRPRKREPKPQQDVKPQPPKPPPKPPTKPFTNGLNGPESGGYPAGYPFWPGAGFAPPPTPDLYASHMMRRLREEAPPPANGSFLEGIIRSSLERPGAALLQRLSGAPASPPGAGALRRRGEPGDEPAARRPRLDSDHQLAADMREAVQRLRADKLRPRNGTPTPPPAASPAGAGAGERA
- the Eip93f gene encoding mushroom body large-type Kenyon cell-specific protein 1 isoform X6, giving the protein MGRRKWKLYQDGLIPKRIEGEQSSDEDSIAASDPPPALKIKTIEQINAPERPEKLDKQEGEEKPRRPETILESLIKRPATQPKVEVQEEPADWKPAERCYFCVDGERGEAEGRAAGGATSPASESDSSSVSGAKSPAGPPLLHHLLQLQNQNPQAIAQQAYTEMCVQFQQMIAALTALGTGLIPPALSQAWMMQRLATARPQTESRLSESDKVAAPSSSPTVAEQPLDLSAKSTSSTSGTPPPDAKNLDNARLKRAVLEGTSNSTTRRAYTEDELQSALRDIQSGRLGTRRAAVVYGIPRSTLRNKVNKFGLMSDTGQESDPDSEPDKPESPPSVILKIPTFPPPDEKSPSPATPVTTPVTPITPILPPQPPLNATSLLLPPSVYADAPSSQHLFTSLSDVIAKSISQKFQQPLDRPPQASDLQFMRAPDRHVSVIKTPPDNQRNYAMPSNSKATPNNNGQPATGGKGTRPKRGKYRNYDRDSLVEAVKAVQRGEMSVHRAGSYYGVPHSTLEYKVKERHLMRPRKREPKPQQDVKPQPPKPPPKPPTKPFTNGLNGPESGGYPAGYPFWPGAGFAPPPTPDLYASHMMRRLREEAPPPANGSFLEGIIRSSLERPGAALLQRLSGAPASPPGAGALRRRGEPGDEPAARRPRLDSDHQLAADMREAVQRLRADKLRPRNGTPTPPPAASPAGAGAGERA
- the Eip93f gene encoding mushroom body large-type Kenyon cell-specific protein 1 isoform X2; its protein translation is MAECSFARCQQERRAIRKELQRWTKNMVYILGLERVAEELMGRRKWKLYQDGLIPKRIEGEQSSDEDSIAASDPPPALKIKTIEQINAPERPEKLDKQEGEEKPRRPETILESLIKRPATQPKVEVQEEPADWKPAERCYFCVDGERGEAEGRAAGGATSPASESDSSSVSGAKSPAGPPLLHHLLQLQNQNPQAIAQQAYTEMCVQFQQMIAALTALGTGLIPPALSQAWMMQRLATARPQTERLSESDKVAAPSSSPTVAEQPLDLSAKSTSSTSGTPPPDAKNLDNARLKRAVLEGTSNSTTRRAYTEDELQSALRDIQSGRLGTRRAAVVYGIPRSTLRNKVNKFGLMSDTGQESDPDSEPDKPESPPSVILKIPTFPPPDEKSPSPATPVTTPVTPITPILPPQPPLNATSLLLPPSVYADAPSSQHLFTSLSDVIAKSISQKFQQPLDRPPQASDLQFMRAPDRHVSVIKTPPDNQRNYAMPSNSKATPNNNGQPATGGKGTRPKRGKYRNYDRDSLVEAVKAVQRGEMSVHRAGSYYGVPHSTLEYKVKERHLMRPRKREPKPQQDVKPQPPKPPPKPPTKPFTNGLNGPESGGYPAGYPFWPGAGFAPPPTPDLYASHMMRRLREEAPPPANGSFLEGIIRSSLERPGAALLQRLSGAPASPPGAGALRRRGEPGDEPAARRPRLDSDHQLAADMREAVQRLRADKLRPRNGTPTPPPAASPAGAGAGERA